agtccgtgtgtaaaattatattgacaatatcgaaatgagaaaattaagagagaatgaggtgctGTTATCGTAACTcctattttaaatgaaaggttaatttcttcttttgattcatcttttcaaattgtctttggtaaatacttggtttcatttctatttcCGATAttaaatatgccttaaatgtacattcttttttttttttttaacgaaatcgattacttcattttaaaaacatttacttttttaaaacgcggtaaatatttgtaaaaccttttccaagcaatggcatcgacatgaatctcaatgagccgtagttgtgatgaaagacactatacaaaaattaataaaagaggaaaaaaaactaagaagcacgcaattttttgttttttacttatttgtacatcgacctccttgagtcaaatacgtccaattttgagcgtttggttgcgcttacaccacgctgcagcacggtaaaagcccaaaacataaaagaataattacaaaaaacacattatattttccagtagtatatatttctttttcatcagtttaaaagggaataatcaatgcagagagtgcaaacatttcaaaatcatgagttgaaaaacgctgactccgcgagtttaaatattagagcctaacacagagcggagcggcgtgttagcagcgcagaacgcgcactggcgcctacaaacccaacgggatacttcacgcattgcgcaatgcgtgaagtatcctgttaggtttgtaggcgcctatgcgcgtgccacgctggttgcctgccgcgccgcaacgcaaCGCTTtagctttaagcaactatttcgcgtcagaggcgttgcacagtaattgaaggcgcacgaaataactagttaaagaggactttcaatttttactgcatctgtcactgaaaaatgtttaatttggcattggagcgtttcctaggctcccgctttggttttcatcttatcatatccgtacagtgtacacatgaacatatgtttttaactgctcttagagtctgttctctttcatgacttgattcatgaatgaaatgtttttaagaatgaaggtagtagtagtatgcatttatttttgaggtggttcctgtcatttaaatgagaagaaaagaaTGTGGACATAActtgtccacaatttggacaattttggacatattcatggttggacattaaatcatgtggacttaataaagactggacttaacgcttagtggacataaatagcggtgggcatttatttaatggacgaaaggtaggtggacataaagtcctggaagccatccgagagttgtcaaatttccgtcgataagacatgtatttttgacgatatttatgcacatttttcttttaaattttcagatatttaagattcaattgcgtaaaaaatacgtagaaaattttggggaaaaatgtttacaattttcccagtaaattcggtttttatcgaaggaaactttgcaacctctgaaggctcatacggcgttctttatTAGCATGACAGAATTGGACTCATCAtcagtgcagcgcagcctcctGTATTGAGATTatccagttttctggattttaacgcacgttggccaCATTTCCAACGTACTCGCTATAGCATTTATCTCACTATTCTACGGACAGCTTATGTATACCCTGTCAAAAATCGAGGAAtgaaatttggacgtatttctatcaaacagaactgcATGtgagcaggtgagaaatatggggtgtgttctagaaatctgcatgagaaacaatgtaaaagagggcgtgattccttttgaagaattgaaaaagcgggatattacattcaatcaaacaaaactatgtgccaactgaatgcgagactcatgagccgcgggcatggcaagagagcgttgtggacagagctcatgagttaaagctcCCCCTCGCTCCCGGGAttcatcattgccgctgacgtcatcggcgctttattattctcattcacgcTTACGGCCAGGGAACTAgcaagcacaccccatatttctcaccggCACTTAGGTCtgtttcatagaaatacgtccatttggtgcTAAAGTTTTTAAGGCGCCCAAAACCCTGAGTGATATGAATACGAGGTGAAATTCACACCATAAAAGCGTACGACCATCCGCAAAGTGTGAattccgctccgtaatagtgtGAGTCACTTCGGAAGGATAATAGATTCCGCTTCGCAAGTAACCCAGTGTAGAtaacgataaagcacaaaaacatagcccgaatatacgaataaagaaggagatttaattaaaatatcggtaaacaatattttaattaaatctccttctTTATCCCGCTTCGCATTTATATCATTCGGGGCTTTTGGGCGCTACATAGACGCCGTGCAGAGGATCGAataaattagagaggtcggacatgaaattttctgctagaactgcaaatgttgatgtttatttcgtcacatttttaatttgaaagagtgttcctttttgcgaggaaaccaatggaaccactttcagaacctcaaggtctgtataaactgagttataagcgtttgaggtttccaaattttgtccgacctcttctactgactcgatccactgtgcgccgccacagaatttcactacaaatatctgacaccgcaatcacacgttgaatgtgggagctgaatgtggcttgaatgtggaagtcatcggcctgacgcctgaattttgcgcgtcacgcgcaaaattcagcaacgattctcagcaaccatcggaccaattttgaattcgTCTGAACTACTCGAGTAGATtcgatacacatctggatgaaaataactcgaatttgctaaatttcagccgttgggcgatgactgttgacttccacattcaggtgctaaattcagcgtctgattgcggcatgagaGTGTACCCTTTGAAAAATGATAGGGAGTCAGGAGTTGGTATGATATCTGTATTTAACTGACCTCTACTGAACTTACTGTCTGATTCGAAAGTGGTCCAGAATCCGGGCTCGAGGTTTTTGTTGGGGATGATGAAGTTGTAGGTGTTGATGTCGTCTTTGTCGCTCCAGATGAGGGTGACCCTGTCGTCGGAGGAGGACTGGAAGTGGAGGACCGGGCAGGTTTTCGGGGAGTGCCGCATCTGGTACGAGTAGACTTGCGACTCGTACGGCTTCCTGTAGCCTCCCGAATGGTCCACTATCTCCATCGCGTACCATAGACCCAGAACCTAGAGCATGAAACACAAACTTCAGTTTCCAATCGTACATTCCgtagataccgattttcgcgcaaatccattgacaaacaatcggtgtcaattttcggccatcttgaattttaaccgaacgccattttgaaacggtttgagatattgacttctggTTCAcccgaaaagtttccttttttgatgctctttcgaacaaggtACAACAAAAGGGGTCttcttaattgaaaaaataattggtttccatcccccctcccccctaaggattccccggaaaattttagggggccagaaagtagctccctttgacctaagaacatcccccaagtttcaaatctttgcctcgattaggtaaaaatttagaggggatggaaaggacttatggatcaccctgtatatcgcacgaatttcgccatatatattgtgaagtcaatttcttatatattgcacgaTTTTCGCCACATATTTTGGagtcatacatacatacgagtcgctgttatagcgctctttggcgctttgcgacacctaatcgccacaaagctcggtcttcccacaggttatcagggagttgacactccctcatctcacttaacaccccctgtcgccaacctctcactgggcgtcccctacgcctcctcccaggaggaacccaatcaagcatcttttttggcagcctctcttccgtcatcctattgacatgaccataccaaacaagttgtttggtcatgacgtcgaacacgattttggagtcgatttactaaatattgacacatttcttgTATATTGCGACAATTTcgtatatatatttcaaaatttcatatatatcttgaatatttcatatattacaccatttcttatatattgccaacattcgtatctttagttacaaacggcccttcatagTGACACCTCACTGGCAGCATAGAACGGAGCATTGTGAGTTCACACCTAgtgctatcgcgccttcaattttgcagatgcagcacggacacccatcatgtacgaatagttgtatctctgcgccgtcatcaacgcgcctccttTTACCCTGCTCTATgtccatactgtgtttgtttcagtttgtcttatttgcaTTTGTAACACAGACATCCagaaagcacgaatagttgtgtctctgcgccgtctttccatttgctctatttccattttgtgtttgtttcgtttgtctcatttgtagtggtgcttcaatggctacgtgagcaacaaaGCCGAAAATCGGATGTGCCCCAATaatcaattatcattttgaaaagacaaaaatgtTAGTGGTGCCTCAAGCGAATAAAAGGgtgcacgtctaaaaattgactgtaGTGTCTCTTCTGAGAGAAAGACCCATGGGGgatgaggaaggggggggggtgataaAGCGTCTCTATgttaccaaaaaggtgaaaatttcgaagaaaataattgtttaccgatttaaaaaaaaaattatgtacaggTATTTTAACACATGACAAAAGTTCGAGAGCTATTTTGATTCCCTCACTTAATGAAGTTCATCACCCGTTTTCGGAAACTATGATCGAGAAGAATTTTGAATGCCTCAAAGCTAAATTTACGACGGAGAGTGACCAATTTTCAGCGTAATAGCGAAAGCCAAAATACGTGTTGCCGCATTTTGGTCATCGTTATTCTCATttgatgaggaaaaatgtcGCAACGTTGGCTCGGCCATAGGTGGTTGTTGCTCAGCGCGGCAGTACATCACCCGGCCACCGGTAGCAGCACTGGGCGTTCAGCGCAGGTGTATAATAATACATGTGTCGGGCGTCGTTACGCCGCGGAATGGTAATTGGCCGCTCTCGTCCATTTTAGTGGCGGGGCGCgagcgatcgattatcgatatcgcctcatttgaagctgtggtaaagaatcgattataaagctATACTCTGCtaatcgatcctcttccatacgtttaaatgacggatgaatcgatatatcgcaaagcacgccacgccaccagTCCATTTTGGCCGCCGCGCGATCAAGAGTTAAATTTACAGAttataaattattcaaattagCGTGAAATCTAAACGGAACAATTGCCGCACGGTAATTCGTGCCTCATGTTGCAACCAGAGTGAGGATTGGGGGGGggtaaggggagggggggggtgcttTGCAGCCCTCTCTCATGGCTCCCGTTGAGGGTTCGCTCGCTGATGCAGTATTTCATCACCCTGACTGGCCGTTCCAGATTTTATGACGGAACCCTGTTCTGCGCCCAATAACTTATTCGAGTTTATTAATTTCTTCACGGTGGGTTGGCAACCGTGGCTCGCCTATCCTTTGACCTGGCCTCGtgggattctgcctttttctcgTTGAAGAACAACGGGTTGAAATTTGCATTGATTACGACAAAGAATTCAGacgccatttttttaaatttttttagaacagGAGGGCTCGTTGTTTTTGCGGTATCTTTGTTGGGAGAGTATTTTCGCCGGGATAATTcgaccatattttgcaattaggaactaaaatattttttttagtttcgaaacaacgtatgcaccatcaGTTTCCTACGCATCACAGTAAGGAAAAGTaactaaaattttgtgttaatatgggaagtaaaacatgaAGTAATACAATttgttggttaattttttttgtttttttagataGTTTTCCCTGTGTCCAATTGACCAATCTCTGTGTTGAAGTGACCAAGAAACCAAGTGGAAGAAACAAGGGTGTCAttataccgcggtggatgacgtcatgtaCCTAATTTTTCATGCGCGATACCTCAGTTAATAATATAAGACgtaaagttgctgtttggacagatcttattacttTTCGCTGATGTACAAGAgtcaagcaccaaaacacgctTCTGTAACCCGGCGCATCTTATCCATTGACATAAACCCGTCATCTTGTGCCTTGTAAAACTCTTGAAACGGAACAATGGCGGTTTTCGTATGAAGATTTTCGGCAAAAAATGATTAATCATTTGCTAGTATCATTTCGAACTTCATTTAGATCAAATTGGCGTGTTCACTCACAACCAGTCCAAAAATCAAGTTTGTGTATTACGCATTACACGAAACAAACGACTCAAAGATATGTTCTTTAAAAATGGGACCACGCCACGTAGATTTTCAAtaggactgcattctgcaattaggaacttcaGTTTCTAGCTCACAGATAAACGCACTCATCTGCGTAGGTACTCCAATGGCGTAAACATCATTTCTACACTGAGCTGGAAATATAGAAGTTCcatatttcaaaatgtggtccgaCTCATGTCCAGCCTTACCATCACAGGATTAAATACCAATCCGGATAGGGGCAGCACTagtggcgtggcttgaattacgatgtatcgattgttctgccattaaaacctattgtaaagaatcgattattaaggtgttcgctgcgaacaccctgtttatcgatcctttcccataggtttaaatggcataaaaatcgatgcatcgcaaagcacgccacactgTCAGAAAAAAAGGCGTGAGTTTCACACTTCGGCGGAGAACATACGGAACCAGTTCCGTCCGCGTGAGAATTCCTTGAGTGAAAAATCGAGGGTTGAGTCTAGTCACTtttaactgttgattctcatcCTTTCTCCGCCATCGCAGCACGCCGCACGGGATGGTGCTTTCGTCGCCGAGGATTGACTCTAGTCCCGCTTGGGATGATGCTCAACCCGCGAGGATTGATTCTCAACCCGCGGAGGATTGATTCTCAACCCGCGGATGATTGATTTTCAACCCGCGGAGTATTGATTCTCGACCCGCGAGGATTGATTATCAACCCGCGAGGATTGATTCTCAACTCGCGAGGATTAATTCTATTGTGGTATTATTTTGGAtgatttatttgaaattatcCAAAGTTCTACTCAAATGAAGAACAGTGAACTGAAAGTGTGTCTCGGCAATCTTTAACCTAGGTTTTGTGAAGTGTTTGTGATCACCAGAAGACCAGAACCATGCAGCTGTTGCTGAAAACTAAGTtcgaaaaaactatgaaatataTGGAagtgtgcaacgttgcaaacggagatacgtggtttcgcactttgattATCGATATGCAGCTCCTGAAAAATCTGTATGATTTCGCATCTCTGTACCCACTGAACATTCGGTTAGACTTTACAAAGAAACTGTAACTTAGGATTTGTAATTGCATCTTTTCTTCCTCAATAAGAAtaataaattggacgtatttctgccaaacggaactatgtgcattaagacatgagctctgagacccataagaatatatgcataacagggctcacgtcataatgcacatagttctgtttggcagataTTCGTCCAAATATAATCAATTTGAACTTGATATTGCTGATGCGGTTTCTTTCCAATCGTTAACTAGGAGGTTGCAAAAAGCACTAAGATTACGCAGAACAAGCACTGGAACATGcattgcaaggtaaaaaaaaattgtaagagtTCAAATCTGCCTACTTTAAATCGGCTATATAGATGATGATGCAGGATATCATACCTGTTCTCAagaattcaaatatgatctccTCCTGGGTAGGCTGATCGGTTACGTTTAAAACTATATATTTCATAGTTTCTTCGAACTTAGTTTTCAGCAACAGCTGCATGGTTCTGGTCTTCTGGTAATCACAAACACTTCACAAAACCTGGGTTAAAGATTGCCGAGACACACTTTCAGTTCACTGTTCTTCATTTGAGTAGAACTTTGGATATAAATTATCCAAAATAATACCACAATGAAATTAAGCTTAATGGCAAATAATCGAGACAAAAACGGATACTTACAGCCACCGACCGCGCTCGCGATTAAACTGGCGCGACGAAATGACCGTTACAAATTCCTTCTAGAAGATCTTCGCTTCCCCTTTCGGAGGGGGAATCGCAGGAACGGAGGGGCCCGTGAACCCCGTGGCATGGATGAGACTCAACCGTTGTGGGTTGACACTAAGACCTCAGCGGACGAGCTTGTGAGCTGGAGAAAGAATTTGCTATCTTCAAACCTTTCGGGTTGTTTTTCAACGCTGTAGTGATGTAGCTCAAACTGCAAAGATTGATTCGCATGCCGTCCTAAATTCTCAATCCTTTTCTCACTCCGTAATTCTAACTCCGACTccgaaatttttaacagtgcatgCCACTGGCCGGTACCGGTCTGTATCCAAACTCTTGGGACACTTGTCTTAAGGGTCTTCGTGGCAAGCTTTCAGCAAGCTGatgattgaaattaatagacaacaGGAGACAAAGTgaaaacggagcgatcctattagttggaACGGGCGGTTGCTATAGACTGTGGAGGAAACCGATGAGCTAACTATACGTCTTTCATGGGtcgccgttagtcagtctatgattggactgcatttcgcaactaggaactacaatttctagcccgTGAGTAAAAACATTCACGTACATGGGAAAACCAATAccacttacactgaaaaaaaggtgcttggctcaagcctgatatttcttgaatttgccgctacGAATTtcttttatcttgatttaagctgaatttttctggataaaaaaaaataatacttggGTTAAGCGAAAAAGTCGTTTCtattaaacagcaaaattcttgatttaagaaaaaatacttcttggcggcaaatttaagattctttttttttcagtgtacgtctTTTCAAACCCAAGCCAGATATTGTAATTCCACATTATAAAATGAGTCCAATTACGAGTACTTACCGCCTTTAttcattgtaaccacccgcttcaccaatagaatcgctccattttacCTTTGTCATCTTGTCCATCACGTTGTAAATACATTCCAATATCAGCCGCTTGTGTCTATACTTTTTCTATATATAAAAGCACACTACTCGTTGCGAAAATGtggtgaaaataaaagaaacttcTCTGATGTATGTCTTACCATTTGCAGATCGAGATACTTTTGTCCTCTGACACTCGGACAGTAGTTATTATCGCTCACGTACTGATGACTGTATCCATATCCGTAAGCAATTTTCAGAATGAAAACTAAAGCGACGCAACTTTTGTCAGTTTTCATTTTGTCAAGGTATCTTCCAAGTTCCTCTCCGCTTTCACCTACTCTTCCTCTTCTTGCCTAATAATTGCTCTTCGGcctgaaatgttttaaaagaagTGATGAATCAAGACGCAAATTAGTAACGAACGGATAACCAGTTATATAAATGTCGTAAAAATTGTACGTAAGGATTTCAGGACGAAGAACTCATGAAACATAGAAAACGAAAGAAGGCGCTTGGATTATCTTTTCGTTCTTAAAAGTAGGGCATGGCCTATTGGAATCTCGACTCATTTCAGTAAGTTTCCAGATCGTGGCCACGCTGGATCGTTCTCTAACGAGTTTATAACAAAGtaacacagagagaaattttaacactaaagtttggttaatccgggaagtaaaacacaaaataatcctAGTCTTCGGtcgacaatttcaagagaaaatgccagctagttttcttgaggatatttaataaaaaacgagcgGTGAATACCGCCGTCGCAATTGATGCATTTTCCCGGTCCCTCCTCAGTTTTCTGCGGTAAACTCActgcaaactgtaccaaaatcaacgcAAAATTTACGTTGGTTTGCGTTCCACTTCCAATATGAACCAAAAATAACGCCAaaacgcaaatatttttattagagAAGATTGATCCAAAGAGGAGAGACAATTTGTGGCGAAATAGTTCAGAAATTCCCGTACTTcgcatgtcgtcaccttccggctgaAGTAGCgacatgcgacgtttcaaaatttctgccgccattttctttttctttttttttgcagagaaatggttggttgaatctattggaaaatttcactgaattttatcggcagcacaaagaaaattcagtgaaattttcggtcagcTTTTTGaacagtttctctgtaaaaaaacaaaatgcggaaatgttgaaatgtcgcaaggcgcttgtgacgctttggccggagggtgacaaTGTGTCGGCAAAGCAGTTATTTTTGGCCCGAATCGTGGCAGGAAAAGATCATCTCGAgcccgctgccgtgctaaggaaaaacgccgcatgaacacccaggcgttgccaaagttcctctgATGAGGTACGATTTTATttgggaaattgtaaatatttttcttccaattttttagactattttgttcgcaattcaatctaaaatatctgaaaattttaaggggaatATATGCAAAAATTcgttcaaaaatacatgttttatccgaggaaatttggcaactcg
The genomic region above belongs to Bemisia tabaci chromosome 8, PGI_BMITA_v3 and contains:
- the LOC109032764 gene encoding uncharacterized protein isoform X1, which gives rise to MKTDKSCVALVFILKIAYGYGYSHQYVSDNNYCPSVRGQKYLDLQMVLGLWYAMEIVDHSGGYRKPYESQVYSYQMRHSPKTCPVLHFQSSSDDRVTLIWSDKDDINTYNFIIPNKNLEPGFWTTFESDSKFSRGDLFMGPDYRITGTAQILRAVRDHMVLTLCFRNSTQMSVLLVREKTHNYFPILSNTLHEFLHRQNLSFTEVKVVCNAGPQLTVPNALLALLLLSFVFFRNFDLSRALKIHH
- the LOC109032764 gene encoding uncharacterized protein isoform X2, which gives rise to MKTDKSCVALVFILKIAYGYGYSHQYVSDNNYCPSVRGQKYLDLQMVLGLWYAMEIVDHSGGYRKPYESQVYSYQMRHSPKTCPVLHFQSSSDDRVTLIWSDKDDINTYNFIIPNKNLEPGFWTTFESDRDLFMGPDYRITGTAQILRAVRDHMVLTLCFRNSTQMSVLLVREKTHNYFPILSNTLHEFLHRQNLSFTEVKVVCNAGPQLTVPNALLALLLLSFVFFRNFDLSRALKIHH